One window of the Rosa rugosa chromosome 3, drRosRugo1.1, whole genome shotgun sequence genome contains the following:
- the LOC133740677 gene encoding ATP-dependent Clp protease proteolytic subunit 6, chloroplastic — protein sequence MVASAFSAPLSFSFASLPSVSVRKPTRSTVFATLRTPYGDAAGLSSGSSLKLDRKYVGDTSTSYGAIEAKKGNPPILPAVMTPGGPLDLSSVLFRNRIIFIGQPVNSLVAQRVISQLVTLATIDEEADILVYLNCPGGSTYSVLAIYDCMSWIKPKVGVVCFGVAASQGALLLAGGEKGMRYAMPNARIMIHQPQSGCGGHVEDVRRQVNEAVQTRHKVDKMYVAFTGQSLETVQQYTERDRFLSVSEALEFGLIDGVLETEY from the exons ATGGTAGCATCAGCTTTCTCGGCGCCTCTGAGCTTCTCATTCGCTTCGCTCCCTTCCGTTTCCGTCAG AAAACCGACGAGGTCCACCGTCTTTGCGACCTTGCGGACTCCGTACGGCGATGCTGCCG GTTTATCTAGTGGTTCATCTCTAAAGCTTGACCGCAAGTATGTTGGTGATACTAGTACAAG TTACGGTGCAATAGAAGCCAAAAAGGGGAATCCGCCAATTCTGCCAGCAGTTATGACCCCAGGAGGACCTTTAGACCTCTCTTCTGTGCTATTCAGAAATCGTATAATCTTCATTGGGCAGCCTGTCAACTCCTTGGTGGCTCAACGAGTCATATCCCAGCTTGTCACTCTGGCTACTATTGATGAGGAAGCGGATATTCTG GTTTATTTGAACTGCCCTGGTGGGAGTACATACTCTGTGCTGGCAATTTATGACTGCATGTCTTGG ATCAAACCTAAGGTTGGTGTCGTATGTTTTGGAGTAGCTGCAAGCCAAGGAGCACTTCTTCTTGCTGGAGGAGAAAAGGGAATGCGCTACGCAATGCCAAATGCACGAATTATGATACACCAACCTCAAAGTGGATGTGGG GGTCACGTAGAAGATGTGAGGCGCCAAGTTAATGAAGCAGTTCAAACTCGCCAT AAAGTTGACAAAATGTATGTCGCTTTCACCGGCCAATCTCTAGAGACGGTGCAGCAATACACCGAGAGGGATCGTTTTTTATCTGTTTCTGAG GCTTTGGAGTTTGGACTAATTGATGGTGTGCTGGAAACAGAATACTGA